One genomic window of Elaeis guineensis isolate ETL-2024a chromosome 2, EG11, whole genome shotgun sequence includes the following:
- the LOC105032779 gene encoding cyclin-D5-1: protein MGDEDCSVSIDNLICQENGFDLDADDGEEKQHKMIILLKDADLSETEEYMEKLLFRESSFESRSNDRLSCSDSYSSVVEEDWFKCVRLTLVQWIFKMRDYFHFSSKTAYLAVVYFDRFFVRRQIIDKGKLWAIRLLSVACLSLAAKMEEYRVPAFSDYQIDGYEFNSKAIQRMELLVLSTLEWRMSSVTPFDYLSYFTYKFQYQHEKKDFLHNAVICIFAITEVINVVDYRPSTIAAAALLAASSERYTKEMLESKITSSSLCGSLEKDHVYACYSIMTVESSKNLKRTKRGASSDLSASHSSISDAIDLADSASFTGLRDKRRRLQVPNIQ, encoded by the exons ATGGGGGATGAAGATTGCTCTGTTTCCATTGACAACCTCATCTGCCAAGAGAATGGATTTGATTTGGATGCAGATGATGGTGAAGAGAAACAGCATAAAATGATTATTCTACTCAAAGATGCCGATCTTTCCGAAACCGAAGAGTATATGGAGAAGTTGTTGTTTAGAGAGAGCAGCTTCGAGAGTCGAAGCAATGATCGTTTATCTTGTTCTGATTCCTATTCCTCTGTCGTAGAAGAAGATTGGTTCAAGTGTGTCCGCCTGACTTTAGTCCAATGGATTTTCAAG ATGAGAGACTACTTTCACTTCAGCTCCAAAACTGCATATCTGGCAGTGGTCTACTTTGATCGCTTCTTCGTGCGGCGGCAAATCATTGAT AAGGGGAAGTTATGGGCGATCAGGTTGTTATCGGTAGCTTGTCTATCATTGGCAGCAAAAATGGAGGAATACAGGGTGCCGGCATTCTCAGATTATCAAATAGATGGTTATGAATTCAATAGCAAAGCAATCCAGAGGATGGAGCTCTTAGTTTTGAGTACTTTGGAATGGCGTATGAGTTCGGTGACTCCATTTGATTATCTAAGTTATTTTACATACAAGTTTCAATATCAGCATGAAAAAAAGGATTTCTTACATAATGCGGTCATATGCATATTCGCAATCACCGAAG TAATTAATGTAGTTGATTATCGCCCCTCAACTATAGCTGCAGCTGCCTTATTAGCTGCGTCCAGCGAAAGATACACAAAAGAGATGTTGGAGTCTAAGATAACTTCTAGCTCCCTTTGTGGATCCTTAGAGAAG GATCATGTATATGCCTGCTACAGCATAATGACAGTGGAGTCATCCAAGAATCTGAAAAGAACAAAGAGAGGAGCTTCTTCAGATTTATCAGCAAGTCATTCGAGCATTAGCGATGCCATTGATCTTGCTGATAGTGCCTCTTTCACTGGTTTGAGAGATAAGAGGAGGAGGCTACAAGTGCCAAATATCCAGTAG